The Neoarius graeffei isolate fNeoGra1 chromosome 7, fNeoGra1.pri, whole genome shotgun sequence genome includes a region encoding these proteins:
- the bag3 gene encoding BAG family molecular chaperone regulator 3: protein MAQYSGAKLHRSMKTLSPVETMAANDPLPPGWEIKIDPQTGWPFFVDHNNRITTWNDPRHDSKRGTQLPSNGPCASTESSPQDMHKVFFPEMKQPTLRQGYIPIPVTHENVEPRQQQYPPFSYMYPANQQNLRADGRTPSPTPTLHCRPRSPVQATSEADSHCLSCSPVSHGPEVHHVHHSPQGAQSHTNSHHQPSRPSSTGLRAGYIPIPVIHEGTGGSPQIQNVHPKRFWQTEYQPSIHSRQPEEWSPGPVFSTREKAPTYREQVPIQLEQNRSASPILLPSVRAQEPVRAQVMSERPQVQQHVVHTEIPPKVDHSVEHRMSHPIEIPIQRVAEPQQPVPHPISPLAQHPKLEPEQELVQTPIQQRILEPVQTPIQQRILEPVQTPIQQRILEPVQTPIQQRVLEPVQTHIQQRVLEPVQTPIQQPVLEPVQTPIQQPVLSEQVPEMQESANAGSMQVPASPEPQEPAAPQPEVQLEEKVEPSSSHPGLTKVQQILERVEKLAQEVKCFDGKKNDKRYLTLEEFLTKELLALDSVDPEGRLDVRQARRDGVRRVQTILEELETLGEQSEAQMSTSSTEAEKGEPSLINQVDVEKAKEIS from the exons ATGGCACAATATTCAGGAGCGAAGCTGCATCGGAGCATGAAAACACTGTCTCCTGTTGAAACCATGGCTGCCAATGATCCTCTGCCTCCAGGATGGGAGATTAAAATCGACCCTCAGACCGGATGGCCGTTTTTTGTGGATCACAACAATCGCATCACAACGTGGAACGACCCCCGGCACGACAGTAAACGG GGTACTCAGCTTCCCTCCAATGGCCCCTGTGCATCTACagaatcctctcctcaggacatgCACAAGGTTTTTTTTCCGGAGATGAAACAGCCAACCCTACGTCAAGGCTATATCCCCATCCCAGTCACCCATGAAAATGTTGAACCCAGGCAGCAACAGTATCCACCATTTTCTTATATGTATCCAGCAAACCAGCAAAACCTAAGAGCAGATGGCCGGACTCCATCCCCGACTCCCACACTGCACTGTCGACCAAGATCGCCAGTACAGGCCACGTCAGAGGCCGATTCACACTGCCTGTCCTGTTCACCTGTTTCGCATGGACCTGAG gtTCACCATGTGCACCATTCACCACAAGGAGCACAGTCTCATACCAACTCGCATCATCAACCTTCCAGACCCAGCAGCACAGGCCTCCGGGCGGGCTATATTCCCATTCCTGTCATTCATGAGGGGACTGGAGGCAGCCCACAAATCCAGAATGTCCATCCTAAGCGCTTCTGGCAAACAGAATACCAACCCTCCATTCACAGCCGCCAACCAGAGGAGTGGAGTCCTGGCCCTGTGTTTTCCACAAGAGAAAAAGCCCCGACCTACCGTGAACAAGTGCCCATCCAGCTTGAGCAGAATCGCTCAGCTAGTCCTATCTTACTCCCCAGTGTAAGGGCTCAGGAGCCAGTCAGAGCACAGGTCATGAGTGAGAGGCCACAG GTCCAGCAGCATGTTGTACACACAGAGATTCCTCCAAAAGTTGATCATTCTGTTGAACATCGTATGAGCCACCCCATTGAGATTCCTATTCAGAGAGTGGCTGAACCACAGCAACCTGTACCACATCCCATATCACCACTGGCACAGCATCCCAAACTAGAACCCGAACAGGAACTTGTACAGACCCCCATACAACAGCGTATACTAGAGCCTGTGCAGACCCCCATACAACAGCGTATACTAGAGCCTGTGCAGACCCCCATACAACAGCGTATACTAGAGCCTGTGCAGACCCCCATACAACAGCGTGTACTAGAGCCTGTGCAGACCCACATACAACAGCGTGTACTAGAGCCTGTGCAGACCCCCATACAACAGCCTGTGCTAGAGCCTGTGCAAACCCCCATACAACAGCCTGTGCTATCTGAACAAGTGCCAGAAATGCAAGAATCTGCCAATGCAGGTTCCATGCAGGTTCCAGCATCACCAGAACCCCAGGAACCAGCAGCTCCACAACCAGAAGTTCAACTTGAGGAGAAGGTGGAGCCAAGCTCAAGTCACCCAGGACTGACAAAGGTGCAGCAAATATTGGAGCGGGTGGAGAAACTGGCCCAGGAGGTGAAATGTTTTGATGGGAAAAAGAATGATAAAAGATATCTGACACTGGAGGAATTTTTGACCAAAGAATTGTTGGCTCTGGACTCAGTTGATCCAGAGGGACGTCTAGATGTGCGTCAGGCCCGACGTGATGGTGTCCGCAGAGTACAAACCATTCTTGAGGAACTGGAGACACTGGGTGAGCAATCAGAAGCACAGATGAGCACCAGCAGCACTGAAGCTGAGAAAGGAGAGCCTAGCTTGATCAACCAGGTAGACGTGGAGAAGGCCAAGGAGATATCATAA